A single genomic interval of Alistipes provencensis harbors:
- a CDS encoding phage integrase SAM-like domain-containing protein has protein sequence MSDFSTGYKADVAKWITAAQLCKAATTHGKKKTPAAEINAEINRLRALAEDTFKAFEVAGNVPDLKDFKKAFNIANGRQVAPEIVTQKSFFECFDEFCHENGRQRTDSTYKKFHTLKAHLQAFRPDIDFGDLNEAGLTQFIDYLRSIPIPSKKKKSTKGGEKIYQRLECATVRLGNCLDLSDGFCDGHRVKVTIRTPTILPIVLK, from the coding sequence ATGAGTGACTTTTCAACAGGCTATAAAGCAGATGTAGCAAAATGGATTACAGCGGCACAACTTTGTAAAGCTGCTACAACTCATGGAAAAAAGAAAACTCCTGCTGCTGAAATCAATGCTGAAATAAATCGTTTGCGAGCATTGGCCGAAGACACTTTTAAAGCTTTTGAGGTTGCAGGAAACGTTCCGGATTTGAAAGACTTTAAAAAGGCTTTTAACATTGCAAATGGCAGACAGGTTGCACCGGAAATAGTGACTCAGAAATCCTTCTTCGAATGTTTCGATGAATTTTGTCATGAAAATGGTAGGCAAAGGACAGACTCAACATACAAAAAATTCCATACGCTTAAGGCTCATCTGCAAGCCTTTCGTCCAGATATAGATTTTGGCGATTTAAATGAAGCCGGCTTGACCCAATTCATTGACTACCTACGTTCCATCCCAATACCTTCTAAAAAGAAGAAAAGCACAAAAGGCGGTGAGAAAATCTACCAACGATTGGAATGCGCAACAGTTCGGTTGGGAAACTGCTTGGATTTATCAGATGGTTTTTGCGATGGGCATCGAGTAAAGGTTACAATACGAACACCGACTATCTTACCTATCGTCCTAAAATGA
- a CDS encoding helix-turn-helix domain-containing protein — translation MNIEELFTQIMMRFDKIDNTLDRMTRTKDGLDGDSLLDNYDMCMLLNINKRTLARYRQRKLVSYYKIKGKVYYKASEIHEWMKRTGRIPKSTSQEH, via the coding sequence ATGAATATAGAGGAACTGTTTACACAGATTATGATGCGCTTCGACAAAATCGACAATACCCTCGATCGCATGACACGCACCAAAGACGGACTTGACGGTGATTCTTTACTCGACAATTATGATATGTGTATGTTGCTCAACATCAATAAGAGGACCCTTGCTCGATATCGCCAGCGAAAGCTGGTCAGTTATTATAAAATCAAAGGAAAGGTATATTATAAAGCTTCGGAAATACATGAATGGATGAAACGCACGGGCAGAATCCCAAAATCAACCTCCCAGGAGCATTGA